TTCTGATAATCTACGTCCTGCAGCAACTGCAACTGGAGTTAACGCTAAGCGCCCTGTTACATCACCTACTGCATAAATTCCTTCTACATTAGTATTTTGGAATTTATCTGTAGGAATAAATCCACGTTCATCAAGTTCTACTCCTGCAGCTTCTAAATTAAGATTTTCAGTTAATGGTTTTCTACCAATTGCCCAAATTAATAGGTCAACTGTAGTTTCACGTCCGTCTTCAAGCACTAAAGTAACGCTGTCATCGTCATTTTTTACAACTTTTTTAGGAATAGCATTTGTGTGAAGAGTTGGTCCTTCTTCATTTATAACTTTTACTAAAGTATCTACTATATCTCTATCAAAAGTTCTTAAAGGACGATCACGACGTACAAATAAATGAGTATCTACACCTAAACCGTAGAATACACCAGCAAGTTCAACCGCAATATATCCTGCACCTACTACTGCAATACGTTTCGGTAATTGTTTTAATGCAAAAACTTCATTAGAAGTAACACCATACTCTGCTCCCTCAACATTAGGAATAGTTGGTTGTCCACCAGTTGCTATTAAAATATGATCCGCTGTATATTGTTCACCATTTACCTCAACTGTATTTTTATTAACAAATTTAGCATATCCTCTTACTAAATCTACTTTGTTATTATTTAATCCACGTTCATAAGAACCATGAATTCTATCGATATAAGCAGAACGATTACCTACTAATTTTGAAAAATCAAATTCTAAATTTTCAAAACTAAATCCGTAGTCATTAGCATATGATTTTAAACTCTCAGAGATTTGTGACGCATGCCACATAACTTTTTTAGGAACACATCCAACATTTACACATGTTCCACCTAATTCATTTCCTTCTATTAACAATCCTTTTACACCGTACATTGCAGCTCGGTTAATTGAAGCTATTCCTCCGCTTCCTCCACCAATCGCAATATAATCATAATGTTTTGCCATGTTTTCACCTCTATAATATTGTATAGCTTTTATCAACTAAAGATTAGCATTTATATAATTATATCACATAAATCTAATCTCTATATCTCATATTATGCAACATTTAACAATTAAATTCAATATATATGCTTACATTTGTAATCAAAATTGAAAATGAAAACTTAAACTGAAAATTAGAAGCTAAGCATTCTCCATGCTAACAATTAATTTTTGTGATATAATCTTAGTCATAAATGAGGTGATTATATGTTTAATTATATAGAAAAATTAGATTCTATAGAACAATTTAAAACTTTGAAAGAAGAAAATGAAAAGATTGTCTTTGTATTTTCTGCAACGTGGTGTCCAGATTGCATCATGTTAGACCGTTACTTAGAAGAAACGATAAACAAGTTTCCTGAAATAAAATTCATCTACGTTAATCGTGATGATTATCCAGAAATAGCTCAAGCTCTTGATATTTTTGGTATTCCTTCTTTTGTAGGTTACAAAAATAATGTAGAAGTTAGTCGTTTCGTATCAAGACTAGCCAAAACTCAAAAAGAAGTAGAAGAATTTTTAGAGAAAATTTAATATCACTAAAAACTCCTATATAGATTTTTCTATATAGGAGTTTAATCGAACCCAAAAATCATTACTAGACCATTGTAGTCCCTATTTCTTTATCATAGTATATCCCCATTTCTCCTAGTTTTATTAACTGAATAATTAACTAAATTTAATAGTTGTTTTACACAAAGTTGGAATTTGAGATGAAAAATGGTACTCTTAATCCCATACTACTCCATAAATAATTATATTATTGTATTAATAATTATTCTATATCTTCACTTGATTTGATTAATACTTTTATCTCTTTTCCCGACATTACTGCTTCGAATGCTTCACGAGTTTCTTCTAACGGGAATATTTTAGTAATCATCTTATCTGTTGCAATTTTATTATTTTCTAATAAGTCTAATGCTAAATTCCATGATGATGGTTTTTGAGATCTTGATCCAATATAGCGTATTTCCCTTTGAATAATACTTTCTTGATCAAGTTCATTTATTTTTTTAGCAAATAATCCAATTTGAACAAAATCTCCTTTTTTCTTAATAAGTGGTAAAGCATTATTTACTGCAAATACTGATCCTGAACAATCAAATATTTTATCAACACCATATCCCTCTGTTTCTTTTAATATAACTTCTCTTAAATCATCAACTAAGCTGTCTACCGTTACATCAATTCCTATTTCTTTAGCTAAATCTAATCGTGGCTTATCTTTTGTAATTCCTGTAATTATAACTTTTGCTCCATTAGCTTTAGCTACTTGTGCTGCTAATAACCCTATCGGCCCTGGTCCAATAACAAGAACAGTTTCTCCATCTTTTATCGATGTTCTTTCCATAACAGAGTGCGTACAACATGCTAATGGCTCAGTTAAAGAAGCTGCTCTCAAGCTCACTTTTTCTGGTAGAACATGACAACTTTCTTCTCTTGACAATACATATCTTGCCATACTACCGTTAGCCTGTGTACCTATTCCTTTTCTATTATCACATAAGTTATAATCTTTCGATTTACAGTATATACATTGTTCACAAGTTTCAAAAGTAGTTTCACTAGTAACTCTATCTCCAATTTTCACATTTTTAACATCTGCTCCTACTTCAACTACGACTCCCGAAAACTCATGACCCAATGTGACTGGTAATCCTTTAGCATTATATTCACCTTTGAAAGTATGAATATCTGAACCACATATTCCGGTGTATGCTACTTTAATCTTTACCCTATCACCATATACTTGAGGTTCTTCAACATCTAATAATTCTAAATTATCATAACCTGCTTTTGTTTTTACTGCTGCTAACATATTATTATCCTCTTTTCTTATAATTCTGGAAGAATAAGGATTTTCCCAAACGGTTCTGTTCTTCCTAATATCATTTCAAAAGCTTTATCAACATCTTTCAATGTAAATTTATGTGTAATTAAGCTTTCTACATCAATTTTATTTTTAGAAATTAATTCTATTGCATTAGTCCATTCTCTTCCTGGGAACGGCGCTGAATAGGAATTCCAAGAACCTTTTAAAGTCAACTCTTTTCTAAATATGCTCTCAAATGCTTTTTCTTTAAGTGTTACATCTTTATAAGCAATTCCTAAATACCCAACTTTACCATGCTTCCTAGTTAATAATAAAGCTTGCTCCTGTGTAACAACACTACCCGCACATTCTAAAGAAATATCTGCACCTTTTTCATCAGTATATTCCTTTACTTTTTTTTCTAAATCTTCAGATAATGAGTTTATAGTCTGAGTAGCTCCCAACTTTTTAGCTAATTCTAATTTTCTATCATCAATATCAACAACTATCACTTTCCCAGCTCCTGCAGCCTTAATTGCTTGTAAGACTAACATTCCTATAGTTCCAGCGCCTAATACAACAACACTATCTCCTAGATTTATATCTATTCCCATAACTGCATGCATTACAACTGCTAATGGTTCAATGAAGCTTGCTTTAGTATATTCTAAATCTCCTATTTTCAAAAGATTTTCCTCAGCTATAATAGAATATTCTGCAAAACCACCAAATCTATGTGATCCAATCATAGTGTAATTTTCACACATTGAATATAAGGATTGTTTACAATACTCACATTCATTACATGGCATAAAAGGAACACAGACGACTCTGTCACCTTTCTTAAATTTTGTGACCTTATCTCCAAATCCAACTACTTCTCCACAGTATTCATGACCAATTACTGCTGGATACCCATATTTCCATTTAGTTTGCATCTTATGAATATCTGAGCCACATATTCCACAAGAATGAACTTTTATTCTTACATCATTTTCACCTAACTTATGCTCCTCTATTTCTTTATATTCAAATTTTCTATGCTCGTACATAACCGAAGCTTTCATTTTATATACCTCTTTTTTCTAATTAATACGGCACCATAATCAACTACTTTCTAATAAAGATTATAGAACTATGGTGCCATAGAAATTTATTATTAACAATTATATTTTAATAAAATAATTGTGAGAATTTTAGGATAACCCAGTTAAAGAAGTTACCACCCATGTCTAATGAACTTAAACTTGTATGTCCATGACTATATTGTTCTAATCCTTGCATCATTTGAGTATGAACCCCGATGAAGTCTGTTGCCATAAGTAATGATAAAGCAATTACCACTGTTCCAGCTAGTACTGAGTGGAAGATATTCCCTTTTCTACTTGCTACGATGAATGATACGTAGAACGGAATAGTAGCTAAGTCCCCGAATGGTAAAACTTTGTTACCAGGAATAATAATTGCTAATAGTAATGTAATTGGAACTAAGATTAATCCTGTTGATATATTAGATGGATGTCCAATTGAAACCGCAGCATCAAGACCAATGTATAGGTCTCTACCTTTATAACGTGTTTTCATAAAGTCACGTACAGATTCAGAAATTGGAATTAAACCTTCCATTAATAGTTTAACCATACGAGGCATTAATAACATGAATGCTCCCATCGCAATACCAGTTTTTAATACTAAACCAACATCTCTCCAGTTAACTAATGCTTGTAAAATCATACCTAAGAATGTACCTACTACCATTGGTTCACCAAAGATACCAAAACGTTTTTGAATTGTTTCAGAGTCTATATGAATATCTTTAATAACTGGAATTTTAGCTATCAGCCAACCAATTGGAATACCTACAAATCCGAATGCTGCTGTAGATCCTGTTGGTAATGAGATACCTTTTAGACCATATACATCTTGAACCATTTTTTGAGTTCTATCTGCCATTAATAATACCATTACTTCATATAGAACAGCACATAAAATACTGAATGACCATGAACCTCCTGATACTATGTATCCTGTTGCTCCAGCTGCAATAAAATGCCAGTAGTTCCAAATATCAATATCCAATGTTCTAGTTAGTTTTAATGCAATCATAATAACGTTAACTAAAGCACATATAGGAATTAAAATTGCTGCTACAGGTGATGCCCAAGAGCCTGCCGCTGCCCCTGGCCAGCCAACATCAATAGTACTTAATGAAATACTATATTTTTCTACTAATTGCTCTGTAATAGGGCCTAAATTAGTAGTTAAAATGCCCACAACTAGGTTAATACCTACAAACCCAATCCCTATAGTTAGTGCACTACGAACAGCTTTACCTACAGGTACTCTAAATATAATAGCTAAAATAAAGATTGCTATTGGTAAGATAACAGTAGGTCCTAAACCTAATATATAATTTGTTATATCTAATAATTTTTGCATAACTTTTCTCCTTTATTTATTTTTTAATTATCTTAAGTGACTTAAAATTTCTTCATCTAACTCTTCTTCACCGATCCCCATAATATAATTAGTTGCAATTATACTAGGAATTGAGTAGGTAGTTGGTAAAATTGTAGTTGAAACTATCAAATCCGCTTCATTTTGCAAACTAGCAGCTTCTGCTATTTTAATTTGTTTAATATCTACATCAAGATTATGTTTTTTTATCAATTCTTCAACTCTAGATACAACTATTGTTGATGTCGCTATACCTGCACCACATGCAATTAATACTTTCTTTGTCATTTTCTTAAATCTCCTTATTTTTTATAATATTTAAAATTTGCTTTTTATCAGTAACCTGTATGATTTTATTATAAAAATCTTCATCAGAAAATTTTCTTATAACACTTGATAGTACTTTTACCTGATTTTCATTTTTACTAATAAGCAGTAACAGAAAAACATTTACTTCAAGATTTTTTGAATTCGTAGCCATATCCCTGAATATTACGCTCTGTTTAGGTTTTACTACGGCTATTGCATCTTTTTTTATATATTTTGAATCTGTATGAGGAATAGCTATACAATATTTAGGAAACTCAAGCCCTGTTGGAAATATTTTTTCTCTTTCTATTACAGATTCTATATAGCCATCATTTATATATTTTTTATTGTTTAATTCTTTTGAAACATTATTTAAAACTTCCAAAAAGTTATTTCCCTCAACACCCAAATATATATTATCTTCCGAAAACAATTCATCTAACATATAAATACCTCCTTACACATATTTTGAAATCTCTTCAAATTTTTTTTTATTACTCTTTAATATTATATTTCTTTTATTTTCTATTAAAAGATTTCTTACAATATTTCTAGCCTTATTTTCAGCTTCTTTATCATTCTCTTTTATCAAAATAAACAACACATCATCTTCAAAATCATCTACTCTTACTACTATATTTTCTTTAATATTATTATTTACTAAATGTGGTAAATAAAAATTTTCATCTACCTTAATACAACCTAATTCTTCTCTAGTTTCCAAATCCTTCAAAAATATTTGCTTTGAAAATATCCATGAATTACTTTCTAAATATCTTGCTACATCAATATATATATCTTCTAACCTTACTTTTTTTTCATTATTAAACACTCTAAACTTCATCGCCATTACCATACACCTTTCTGTTAATATTCTGAATATCTTCATCATTTAGCATAACATTTACGAAAACAGCATCTTGTTTACTTTCTAATTTTACTGTAGATATTATAAAACTAATTTTACTTAAATCATAAAATTTTATATCTTTAGTAGATACAACATCTACTACTTCTATATTTTTAAGCTTATCTTCTATCCTTTTTTTTAAAAATAGAGATGTACCAAAACCACTATTACAGACTAATACTACTTTTGTCTTTAAATTATTCAATTTTAATATTGATTCAGTATATACAGTTAAATACGCTATCTCATCCTCACTTATTTTTTCTGATAATATTTTTCTTGCCAACACACTCACATCAGAAAACTGTTTCGAATAGTCTTCTTTTATTTTATTTAACAAAGGATTTTTAATGTTAATTCCATATTTTAATCGTCTCATTAATGCTCTGATATGTAGTATAAATAAATAATAAATATTATCTCTGTTTTCATTTACCTTATTATTTGTATTAGAAACAGCTTTTAGAAATTCATTAACAATATTTTCAAGTTCTTCTTTCACCTCAAAATCAACATCATTATTTAAATTCCCTACTCCCATACTAACGAGATACTGATAGATGTAATAAATTTCATTTGGTGGTAAACTTATGAAGAATTCATTTTCAATATCAGCTGCTATACTTTCAGCTTCATAATAAAATTTTTTATCAGTTATATTAGGAAATCCATTATTTTCTAAATAATTTTCACTATTTATCCTTTCTATTGCAATAAGTAAATGAACTACTAAATTAATATAATATAAATCACCTATTGTATACGGAAGATTTTTTTCGTGTTTCGATATAATTCTTTCAACTGTTTCTATTTTTCTAAAATCAAATTTAGAAGATAGTTCTTTTAATGTATTTTTTTCAATTCTATCAGAATAATATACTTCTGCATTTTCATCTTCTGTAAATGAATAATCTCGAATCAAATTCATTATATTTTTTCTAATATTTTTCTCATCTCCAATTATTTTAGTTCCTAATCTCGTTTTTTCTAATTTTATATTCTCATTAGCAAGTCTATCTTCTAAATAATTTAAATCATTTACTATACTCGATTTCCCCACAAAGTTCATTTCAGCTAGTTCTTCAATAGAAGTATAGTTTTTTGAATTTATTAATAAATAATATAATATATTAACTCTGCGTTCTTCTAAAGAATACTTAACTAATTGTTTCTGAGGAATTTTTTCAATGAGAAAATTCGAAAACAACATTTTTATTCCACTACCTTGTTTTTTTAATAGTTTAACCTCTTTTACATCCTTAACTATTTTTTCTATATCCCTGTAAACAGTTTTAGTAGATATCCCCATTTTTTCTGCAATAACATGTACAGGTAAGAAATCTTCTGCTTCTTTTAATATCTGTAACAATTCTACTTGGCGATTTTCTAATTTTCTTATCATCCTCATCCCTCCCTATTTATATTATAATACGTTTTCATAAAAGACAGAATACCATTTAATGTCTATATTAATATGGACATTAAATGGTTTTCTACTGATATACACCAATTATTATTGTATTAATATCAAGTAAATAATTATTTTAAAAAGATAATATCATATTATTTATATTATTTTTTTAAAATTTTAAAAATTGATCTTTATACAAAAATAACACTAAACAATTTTATTATACACATTATATTTTTTAATATAAGAGAAAATTAAATATATAACTTTTAAACAAAATAAAAAGATGCCTATCTCTGCTGAGCAGAGATAAGCATCCTTTTTATTATCTCATATTTAATACCATTCTTTTTATCTCAAGTAATACAATGGTCCTAAAATTTTTCTAATATTTTCTGTTGATTCAAATTTTATATCCAATGCATCATCAACAGTTTTTATTTTATTATTTTCTATCATCTCTTCAAGTGAAGATGGAACTACACTTAATTTATATACTGGTGTTATCTTTAAATCTGATGTAGGTACAACATTATACAAATCATTTTCTTGAATTTTCTGACCTGCAAATATTTCTCTAGTACCTTTGTCCATATTTACTTTTACAGTTTTATTTGCTATAAAATGAGATAATGAGTAACCTGATCTAGGAACTACTAATATTTTATTATTTTTTGTAGCATCACCAATACTATTGAATTCATCAACACGTAGTATATTAGATGAATCTTTTGAAAAATTAATATTACCGGCAAAAGTATTCTCAAATTCTACATTAAATAACTTTCTATAGACCGCATTAAATTCAATATCTTTTCCTTTTTCAGTTACAACTGCACCTAACTCATTAGTTTGAAGGAGTTTATTTTTAGATACTCTAATTTTCTCAGAATTTTCTCCAGCAATTAAATAATCACCATTCGCCTGCCAACCTAAAAATTCTTGATCCGTAACTCCTGTAGCCGTAGGTAAATTAGCCATACTATCTATTCTTGAACCAACTAGTACATCTTGACCATCTGATAAAAATTTATCTATTCCTCTTCCTACGAATTTGACATTAACCCATTCACTCTCTACTTTTTTAAAGTAAATTTCTATAATAGTTTCAGAATTAATGTATTCATCATCATTTATAACTTTTTTATTAGATCTAAATAGTACTTCGTATCCTGTACTTGGTTTAATTTTTTTACGTAGCTCAGATAACAATTCTCCAATTTTTTTTGTTTCAGGCCATTCTATATCTTTATCTCTAATACTCTCATCAACTTTACCAAAACGTTTATTATAATCATCTTGTCGTATTTTAAGAGTATTAACATTTTCTTTGTAATTAGCCTTAATAATGATACTATTA
This is a stretch of genomic DNA from Gemella haemolysans. It encodes these proteins:
- the gorA gene encoding glutathione-disulfide reductase, translated to MAKHYDYIAIGGGSGGIASINRAAMYGVKGLLIEGNELGGTCVNVGCVPKKVMWHASQISESLKSYANDYGFSFENLEFDFSKLVGNRSAYIDRIHGSYERGLNNNKVDLVRGYAKFVNKNTVEVNGEQYTADHILIATGGQPTIPNVEGAEYGVTSNEVFALKQLPKRIAVVGAGYIAVELAGVFYGLGVDTHLFVRRDRPLRTFDRDIVDTLVKVINEEGPTLHTNAIPKKVVKNDDDSVTLVLEDGRETTVDLLIWAIGRKPLTENLNLEAAGVELDERGFIPTDKFQNTNVEGIYAVGDVTGRLALTPVAVAAGRRLSERLFNNKPEEHLDYTNVATVVFSHPAIGSIGYTEEQAIKEFGEENIKVYKSSFTPMYSAITSHRQPCFMKLITLGEEEKVVGLHGIGYGVDEMIQGFAVAIKMGATKRDFDNTVAIHPTGSEEFVTMR
- a CDS encoding thioredoxin family protein; this encodes MFNYIEKLDSIEQFKTLKEENEKIVFVFSATWCPDCIMLDRYLEETINKFPEIKFIYVNRDDYPEIAQALDIFGIPSFVGYKNNVEVSRFVSRLAKTQKEVEEFLEKI
- a CDS encoding zinc-binding dehydrogenase; the protein is MLAAVKTKAGYDNLELLDVEEPQVYGDRVKIKVAYTGICGSDIHTFKGEYNAKGLPVTLGHEFSGVVVEVGADVKNVKIGDRVTSETTFETCEQCIYCKSKDYNLCDNRKGIGTQANGSMARYVLSREESCHVLPEKVSLRAASLTEPLACCTHSVMERTSIKDGETVLVIGPGPIGLLAAQVAKANGAKVIITGITKDKPRLDLAKEIGIDVTVDSLVDDLREVILKETEGYGVDKIFDCSGSVFAVNNALPLIKKKGDFVQIGLFAKKINELDQESIIQREIRYIGSRSQKPSSWNLALDLLENNKIATDKMITKIFPLEETREAFEAVMSGKEIKVLIKSSEDIE
- a CDS encoding galactitol-1-phosphate 5-dehydrogenase — translated: MKASVMYEHRKFEYKEIEEHKLGENDVRIKVHSCGICGSDIHKMQTKWKYGYPAVIGHEYCGEVVGFGDKVTKFKKGDRVVCVPFMPCNECEYCKQSLYSMCENYTMIGSHRFGGFAEYSIIAEENLLKIGDLEYTKASFIEPLAVVMHAVMGIDINLGDSVVVLGAGTIGMLVLQAIKAAGAGKVIVVDIDDRKLELAKKLGATQTINSLSEDLEKKVKEYTDEKGADISLECAGSVVTQEQALLLTRKHGKVGYLGIAYKDVTLKEKAFESIFRKELTLKGSWNSYSAPFPGREWTNAIELISKNKIDVESLITHKFTLKDVDKAFEMILGRTEPFGKILILPEL
- a CDS encoding PTS galactitol transporter subunit IIC, whose product is MQKLLDITNYILGLGPTVILPIAIFILAIIFRVPVGKAVRSALTIGIGFVGINLVVGILTTNLGPITEQLVEKYSISLSTIDVGWPGAAAGSWASPVAAILIPICALVNVIMIALKLTRTLDIDIWNYWHFIAAGATGYIVSGGSWSFSILCAVLYEVMVLLMADRTQKMVQDVYGLKGISLPTGSTAAFGFVGIPIGWLIAKIPVIKDIHIDSETIQKRFGIFGEPMVVGTFLGMILQALVNWRDVGLVLKTGIAMGAFMLLMPRMVKLLMEGLIPISESVRDFMKTRYKGRDLYIGLDAAVSIGHPSNISTGLILVPITLLLAIIIPGNKVLPFGDLATIPFYVSFIVASRKGNIFHSVLAGTVVIALSLLMATDFIGVHTQMMQGLEQYSHGHTSLSSLDMGGNFFNWVILKFSQLFY
- a CDS encoding PTS sugar transporter subunit IIB, producing MTKKVLIACGAGIATSTIVVSRVEELIKKHNLDVDIKQIKIAEAASLQNEADLIVSTTILPTTYSIPSIIATNYIMGIGEEELDEEILSHLR
- a CDS encoding PTS sugar transporter subunit IIA, coding for MLDELFSEDNIYLGVEGNNFLEVLNNVSKELNNKKYINDGYIESVIEREKIFPTGLEFPKYCIAIPHTDSKYIKKDAIAVVKPKQSVIFRDMATNSKNLEVNVFLLLLISKNENQVKVLSSVIRKFSDEDFYNKIIQVTDKKQILNIIKNKEI
- a CDS encoding BglG family transcription antiterminator, which produces MIRKLENRQVELLQILKEAEDFLPVHVIAEKMGISTKTVYRDIEKIVKDVKEVKLLKKQGSGIKMLFSNFLIEKIPQKQLVKYSLEERRVNILYYLLINSKNYTSIEELAEMNFVGKSSIVNDLNYLEDRLANENIKLEKTRLGTKIIGDEKNIRKNIMNLIRDYSFTEDENAEVYYSDRIEKNTLKELSSKFDFRKIETVERIISKHEKNLPYTIGDLYYINLVVHLLIAIERINSENYLENNGFPNITDKKFYYEAESIAADIENEFFISLPPNEIYYIYQYLVSMGVGNLNNDVDFEVKEELENIVNEFLKAVSNTNNKVNENRDNIYYLFILHIRALMRRLKYGINIKNPLLNKIKEDYSKQFSDVSVLARKILSEKISEDEIAYLTVYTESILKLNNLKTKVVLVCNSGFGTSLFLKKRIEDKLKNIEVVDVVSTKDIKFYDLSKISFIISTVKLESKQDAVFVNVMLNDEDIQNINRKVYGNGDEV